Proteins encoded by one window of Emticicia oligotrophica DSM 17448:
- a CDS encoding ABC-F family ATP-binding cassette domain-containing protein, producing the protein MLTVSNLSFYFGGRAIFEGANLQIKPKDKIGLIGLNGMGKSTLLRLIVGEYQPDAGSISKAGDCTIGFLNQDLLSYQTEDSILAVALQAFERENFLQKEIDKVLHEMEVNYKDELVEKLGHLQDEFTHLGGYGIQSKAEEILEGLGFKTEELHKPLKQFSGGWRMRVMLAKLLLQKPSLLLLDEPTNHLDLPSIQWVEKYIQNYENSVVVVSHDREFLDNVCGTTVEVSQAKLWSYPGNYSFYVEEKALRNEIQRGAYENQQAQIRQTERFIERFKAKATKARQVQSRVKALNRMELIDDVIDASAKVHFKFKFGVNPGRNVFSLENVSKSYGDKVILKNTTTAIERGDKIALIGANGKGKSTLLRIIAGTESVEGERKLGHNVNFSFYAQHQLESLHVDETLLDELKYADGGKTETELRSVLGCFLFNGEDVFKKIKVLSGGEKSRVALAKVLISEANFLLLDEPTNHLDMQSVNILIQALEQYEGTYVVVSHDRHFVSQVANKIWYIEDYEIKEYPGTYDEFEEWYEENRKSLASTPPAPSIETVTKKVEASAPIKTSLSSNAIKKLEREIAEVEAKITDLENKKVAFEAKLADPEIYKDPQVLQKTNNDYEALKVELQKANDLWEIKMMELEA; encoded by the coding sequence GTGCTTACAGTTAGTAATTTATCGTTTTATTTTGGCGGAAGAGCCATTTTTGAAGGAGCCAATTTACAAATAAAACCTAAAGATAAAATTGGTTTGATAGGTTTGAATGGGATGGGAAAATCGACGCTTTTGCGTTTGATTGTGGGTGAATATCAGCCCGATGCTGGAAGTATTTCTAAGGCAGGAGATTGTACGATTGGTTTTTTAAATCAAGACTTACTTTCGTATCAGACCGAAGATTCTATTTTGGCTGTAGCTTTACAAGCTTTCGAGCGTGAAAACTTCCTTCAAAAAGAAATTGATAAAGTATTGCACGAAATGGAAGTAAATTATAAAGATGAGTTGGTTGAAAAACTTGGTCATTTACAAGATGAATTTACACATTTAGGCGGCTATGGAATTCAATCAAAAGCAGAGGAAATTTTAGAGGGTTTGGGTTTTAAAACCGAAGAATTGCACAAGCCATTGAAACAATTTTCGGGTGGGTGGCGTATGCGTGTAATGCTTGCAAAATTGCTTTTACAAAAGCCTTCGTTATTACTACTTGATGAACCCACCAACCACTTGGATTTGCCTTCAATTCAGTGGGTTGAGAAATACATTCAGAATTATGAAAACTCAGTTGTAGTAGTTTCACACGACCGTGAGTTTTTAGATAACGTTTGTGGAACTACCGTTGAAGTCTCGCAAGCCAAACTTTGGTCATATCCCGGAAATTATTCGTTTTACGTAGAAGAAAAAGCATTAAGAAACGAAATTCAGAGAGGAGCTTACGAAAACCAACAGGCACAAATTCGTCAGACCGAACGCTTTATCGAGCGATTCAAAGCTAAAGCTACTAAGGCTCGCCAAGTGCAGTCGAGAGTAAAGGCCCTGAATCGTATGGAGTTAATTGATGATGTGATTGATGCGTCGGCGAAAGTTCACTTTAAATTTAAGTTTGGCGTAAATCCTGGTAGAAATGTATTTTCCCTAGAAAATGTGAGTAAATCCTACGGTGATAAGGTAATTCTCAAAAATACTACTACTGCCATTGAAAGAGGGGATAAGATTGCCTTAATTGGTGCCAATGGTAAAGGTAAATCAACGTTGTTAAGAATTATTGCAGGAACCGAAAGTGTAGAAGGTGAACGCAAGTTAGGGCATAATGTCAATTTTTCATTTTATGCACAGCATCAGCTTGAATCATTGCACGTAGATGAAACACTTCTTGATGAATTAAAATACGCAGACGGTGGCAAAACTGAAACAGAATTACGCTCTGTTTTGGGTTGCTTTTTATTCAATGGTGAAGATGTTTTTAAGAAAATTAAAGTGCTTTCTGGAGGTGAAAAATCGAGGGTTGCTTTGGCAAAAGTGTTAATTTCTGAAGCAAATTTTCTTTTGCTTGATGAGCCTACCAACCACTTGGATATGCAATCGGTAAACATTCTCATTCAAGCCTTAGAACAATACGAAGGTACTTATGTAGTTGTCTCGCACGACCGCCATTTTGTGAGCCAAGTAGCCAATAAGATTTGGTATATTGAAGATTATGAAATCAAAGAATATCCGGGTACTTATGATGAGTTTGAGGAATGGTATGAAGAAAATCGAAAATCGCTGGCTTCAACTCCTCCTGCACCATCAATCGAAACTGTTACAAAAAAAGTAGAGGCTTCGGCACCTATAAAAACTTCCTTAAGCTCGAATGCGATTAAAAAGTTAGAACGAGAAATTGCAGAAGTTGAAGCTAAAATTACAGATTTAGAGAATAAAAAGGTAGCTTTTGAAGCAAAACTAGCTGACCCTGAAATATATAAAGACCCCCAAGTTTTACAAAAAACTAATAATGATTACGAAGCACTAAAAGTTGAGCTTCAAAAAGCTAATGATTTGTGGGAAATAAAAATGATGGAATTAGAGGCATAA